The sequence below is a genomic window from Schistocerca gregaria isolate iqSchGreg1 chromosome 5, iqSchGreg1.2, whole genome shotgun sequence.
gaacgcagttttccgaaattccttcaccagggaagactaatggaatattccagaatttgaaacacgaacatctgctagcatgagtttcttagaagtagataccttaggggttgcgaagcaactcaaatcgcctaatacgggcaagtcttcaggtccagattgtataccgattaggttcctttcagattacgctgatactatagctccctacttagcactcatatacaaccgctcgctcaccgatagatctgtacctacagattggaaaattgcgcaggtcacaccagtgtttaagaagggtagtaggagtaatccatttaactacagacctatatcattgacgtcggtttgcagtagggttttggagcatgtactgtattcaaacattatgaaccacctcgaagggaacgatctattgacacgtaatcagcatggcttcagaaaacatcgctcttgtgcaacgcagctagctctttattcgcacgaagtaatggccgctatcgacaggggatctcaagttgattccgtatttctagatttctggaaagcttttgacaccgttcctcacaagcgacttctaatcaagctgcggagctatgggatatcgtctcagttgtgcgactggattcgtgatttcctgtcaggaaggtcgcagttcgtagtaatagacggcaaatcattgagtaaaactgaagtgatatcaggtgttccccagggaagcgtcctgggacctctactgttcctgatctatataaatgacctgggtgacaatctgagcagttctcttagactgttcgcagatgatgctgtaatttaccgtctagtaaggtcatccgaagaccagtatcagctgcaaagcgatttagaaaagattgctgtatggtgtgtcaggtggcagttgacgctaaataacgaaaagtgtgagatgatccacatgagttccaaaagaaatctgttggaattcgattactcgataaatagtacaattctcaaggctgtcaattcaactaagtacctgggtgtgaaaattacgaacaacttcagttggaaggaccacatagataatattgtcgggaaggcgagccaaaggttgcgtttcattggcaggacacttagcagatgcaacaagcccactaaagagacagcttacactacactcgttcgtcctctgttagaatattgctgcgcggtgtgggatccttaccaggtgggattgacggaggacatcgaaagggtgcaaaaaagggcagctcgttttgtattatcgcgttataggggagagagtgtggcagatatggtaagcgagttgggatggaagtcattacagcatagacgtttttcgtcgcggcgagaccttcttacgaaatttcagtcaccaactttctcttccgaatgcgaaaatattttgttgagcccaacctacataggtaggaatgatcatcaaaataaaataagagaaatcagagctcgaacagaaaggtttaggtgttcgtttttcccgctcgctgttcgggagtggaatagtagagagatagtatgattgtggttcgatgaaccctctgccaagcacttaaatgtgaattgcagagtagtcatgtagatgtagatgtagatgagtatagccatgtacagatgtcatacatggaCGATACACGGTTTAGatagaaagagaatagaaactttcgaaatattgtgctacagaagaattctgaagattagatacgtCGATCATGTAACTAAAGAGGACAGAAGaatttgaagattagatgggtcaatcatgtaactaatgaggaagtactgaacagaattggagagacttCAAGGGATTGCCAATTAAGTATTTGAGGGAAGTTTGGgggataaaaattgcagaggaagaccaagagatgaatacagagggtagcatggagagctgcatcaaatcagtcttcagacggAAGACCACAACTACCAACACAACACCAACACTATCTGTAGCCCTACACTGTTTTCACGTATTAtacagtaatttctgtttctttagaagttctttACAGTGACTAAGGAGGTTCCCTCCCCTTATGAACTGTTCTATACAATGCATGGTCCAGTATTCTTTTAAACCTGAGTCATAGTTCCTCTTCACGATCCTTCCCTGTGCTGAAAGttacaagttcctcactgagatatgacacttaCAAATTTTGTCTAGTTTGCTGAACATTAATacctttttgtttgttttagttgtcctttgtactttggtaatcattgctgcCACAACCATGTCATGGCCAGTGATACAAGTTTCgatatggacatcctcaaagaggtcaggtctatttgctaCTATTAGATACAAtaaatttccatcatgagtggcgaTCCTAGCTATCTGTTTGAGATAGTTCTCagggaaggcatttagtaatgtctgACAGGATGTCTCATGCACcactaacaaaatttaaaattacgcAATTGATAGTTGGATGATTGAAGCCTCCTCCAATGATTACACTAAGATTTGGGAGCTTGCTTACAAGTGGAAGGAGTTTCTCTCtataagttttcggttacatcaggagatgagtctggtgggcgatagaaggatccaattatcattttatgctatCCCTGATACTTAGTCATTCCCAAACAGTCTCACATATGGCTGCAATTTCTATCtcaatggatttgagtttcttgtataTTGCGACAAATACACTACacccatttcccattagcctattgTTTTAGTATGTTCTTAAAATTTCGCCAAAAATCTCATTACTATTAATTTCAGGTTTcaagcagctttctgtacctagaatTATGCAGGCTTCAATGCTTTTCAGGAGTGTTTTGGATTCTGGCACTtcgttgtgaatgctttggcagttaaccgctatgattttaatactctcaccagtgggagAAATTTCTTTATATCTTTCACTGATACTTCTGGGATTCCTGTGGCTATTACAATCTGAAATGtaaggagagtcacctaatctaaaaaactaTTGTTGCACCACACACACAGtcggctacctgagtagcagcctctgatatgcactgcacacctgacccatttagcagGACACTATAGTTCTCAATCATATGGTGCAAGTTCATTAAGTCACAACttggcttgtcacagaaccttcaaagtatCTGGTTCAGCCCTTCCAttcaactcagaaccaaagggccatgtTCAGTTCCGGGGACAGTGCTGAAAATTGTGAGCTTCaccgaaaaagtggcagagtggttaTTAAGGTGGATGAGGAATGGGGTGGTGGGTTTGGAACCTGAAAGATGTTGGGACCATACTTCTCCAGGTCCCTTCCTAAGAACACCAACCTTTTGGCAGAAGGAAGGGCAATTATATACTGCCTGGAAAcagatcctgacctaatcatcctataTGCAGACAAAGGCTCAACTAATGTCATTAACACTCTCAGAAACTGCCTGGTGAGAAGAAACCTATCTTCCCTCCGAAAACCCCAGACACCTGATATTGTTCAGTTTCATTGATGTTATCTTTATGATCTGGACTAAAGGCAAGGACACCCTAAATTCatttcttcacaacctcaacaccttcttacACATCCATATCACTTGTTCCTCCTCAGCACTGTGTGCGACCTTCATTAACATTGACCACCTCACCTCTGATGGCTCCACTCACAACTCtgcccacatcaaacccaccaaattATGAACAGTAccagcattttgacagctgccatccctccCACCCAAAAAGTTCCTCCCATACTGCCTGGTCACCCATGATGGCCTATCTGCAGCGACGAaagctgcagccccccccccccccccccccaaaccagtatgctgaaggcctcacgAAGTCCTCCACAGACATGCATTATCCTCCAAGACCTAGTCCAAAAATGGACTTCTCATGCCATATCCCACCCACCCCCAATCATACCACCACctacaagaaccagctacaaaggggtGTCCCTTCGTCAGCCAGTACCACCCCAGATTGGAACAGCTGATACACACCCTTCAACATAGCTTcagttatctatcatcatgccctgaaattaaGGGCCTCCTACCCAAGAAGTTTCCTACCCCTTCTGAAGTAGTTTTCCATCACCTACCCCTCCTGAAACGGTTTTCCATCGCCTATCCAATGTCCAGATCTATCCCTATACCACTCTCAATCCCAGCCCCTTGCTACAGGGATCGTATACCTGTGAAAGACTCAGATGCAAAATCTGCCCAATCCCCCCACCCAGCACTTTTTATTGCAATTTTATCACAGGctcatcctaccccatcaggggccaggCCACCTGAAAAAGCACTGAtgcatataccagctctgctgcaatcattgctcaGCTTTTTATATTTGTACGACCACCAGCCatatgtccaccaggatgaatgatcAAAAAATTATGGTCATGAGCGAAAGGGaccactctgtggcacaacatgcagctgaatgtaacATGTTCGATTTTAATAAATGCTTCACAACTCAAGCCACCTCGATTCCCACttccaccaccaacttttctgaactccacatatgggagttatccttaaaacacattctcCATACCTGAaatcatcccagcctcaacctacagaAACCTCTTGTCCCCACATAATACATCGCCTCTGTCCTGTCCTGTCACGTCATGTCCTCACTATTCActtcccctcaccctcattgtgcgcCGGTCTCTGCAGACACACCCATTGGTCTTACCCCCGTTCTCTGCTTCTCTCCTTTCTGCTCccgcttctgccccccccccccccaccctctctctcccaCCCTCACAGTCTTCTGACACTGTGCTTGGCAGACCTGTCTAGCAACCTCCAGTCCCTGCATGCTCTGCCAGGCAGCTCTGGTTCCTCTTCCCTCATcattaccctactatccctcctcctcctccagattGTTGCTCCGTGCAACATGTTTTAGTGAAGTTCTGACCAGAAATAGTGGTAGTGTGTGATGTGCATTTGTTTGTGTGAATGCATGTGTGTgtgccttttctgaagaaggctttggctgtaaGCTAATCGTAACAGTCTTTTCACGATGACTGTCCATAACTGACAGTGTCATCCTTACAGTGAGTTgctgtctatccttttcataatactgctgACATTGTAACTTGGACCTTCCTGTAATTGCTAATAAGGACTCCAAATGGTGCAACAGTAATTGTGTGCAGTTTCATTTACATTTGTACAAAAGTTTTCAAGACAGTGAGAGAACTCTGCCAGTTGCTTTCTATttactttttcaataaattaactggCATCACCACACCTGCTTTTGGATGTTCTAATCACACAATAATTGCAGTTTATTGTCTTGCTTTTGTCAAAGACACTGTCATATTGTCAAATGACTCAAACAGCTATGATCAAAATTGATCTGCTAAAAGAAATTGTTGAATGAGCGCGagtgaggaggaaggggggggatCTGTTGGGGGAAAGTTCACTTTCTGACTGtccttttgctgtgcctatctgtgactcagcatctctgatatatggtgagcggcaactatcctttccataacattctaacattccatcctggattttttattgtttgaaaagGTAAATATAAATTTTTTGGGTTACTATAAAAATAATGCAAATCTGGCAATGTAACACTAATCATACTTCCAAAAACTAGAACAGTGTTTACTTACTTTTGTCTATTGGTAGTTGTACACACTTCACATTTTTTTAAGTTAAGTACTGGCTGGTAAGACAGCTATTGTTTGCAGTGATTAGGTTTCTTAACTGAGTTACCAGCCAATATGTACATTCAAAAGGGGAataggagggatagtatggtggggatggctgggacagtgaagtgctggagGTTAGGTGGCAGGCAGGGGAGAGGTGGTTTGgacgggtggagggggggggggaggggagtagcggaaaaagaaagaaataaataatataaaataataaaacaaaataaataataaaaaagactgggtgtggtggtggaatgatggctgtgtagtgctggaatggtagcagggaaggggctggatgggtgactgTGGGGGttacataaccctcctggcctcagccttcgtTAGTCGCTGTCCCCACCCTtctctgctcccattccagcactacacagccatcattccactaccacacccagtcttttttattattatttttatttattatctccttttctgctacatccccccccccccccgtcctcacctctcccctgccctccaacACTTCACTATCcctgccatccccaccatactatccccccccactccctgctccagcctcctctTTCACCCCACCCACTCTCTATTCCCACCATGcactgcaagtgtgtgtgtgtgtgtgtgtgtgtgtgtgtgtgtgtgtgtgtgtgtttttcccttttctgaagaaggctttggctgaaaactcAATGCTTAaggtctttttcttgtgcctgtctgcaactcagtgtgtgaTGTTCATGGTGAGTAGCTgtctatccttttcttaatattgtaaaaaataaaataaagttttatttctaGATAATGGATAGTATTATTAGTTTGTATAACTTTTCATTTAGCAAAATGGGATTTCTTGTGACTGCATTACATTTTAATCATTTTCTAATGACcgaaaacagaaacattttatatttctacaaaattatgattcaatatttgttaatttaAATTTCCATTTTAAATAAATACAGAATTTCAATAAAAGTTAACTAATCATACAACTAGTGAGACTGAACTATCAATTTTATTAATACAATCTTATTAAGCTATACATTTACTTACTGATGACTGTGTTGATAATTTTATGTTCTGTTAAAGCTTTAATCATGCCTGCGTTGTCAGCGATGTTACAAGGTAAAATTAGGCTACAAAGACTGCAGCCCTTGGTTGCGAAAATGACGTCTTTTTGAACTAGGTTTCGGCCCCTTCTAAGAGTACCTTCATCAGAACATTTAAAACTGGCATGTCACGCATAAAATAACTATGAAGCGATAACCCTTTAACACCTGATGCTACCGCAGCTGGGCATGTGGTGCAGCTCTTAGTGGCCTGCCTCTATGtattctattttaatattttgtgactaaagcattATATCTTCCTAGTTATTTTATACATAACATGCCAtttctaaatgttttatttctgatgaaggcactcttagaagtggctGAAACCTAGGacaaaaagacttcattttttgCAACCGAGGGCTGcaattgttttaattgtgtgtgttgtacttaacaGCATCTAATTTAATTTTATAGGGCAGCTTTTTTCAAGAATTGTGACTTACTGCTTTCAGAAATTGATGCCAGGGCACTGAAATTAAAGCCCAACAAGTACGAAGAAAATCAAAGGTGGCCAGTCTGTTAAGGTCCTGTAGTCATTATTTTGAGATAACTCAccaaatgtcataaattaatacTGCAGATGATACAAGGTCTTAAATGAGCAATGCATATGAGGCATTTCTTGAAAAACTGCTTTTCTCATAGCAAATGACTGTCCCCCATATTGTGGTTGGTGGCATTATCTTGAACAGTACATGTCTTATGTGATGCATTCCCACTGCAGTTTATCACAGTTTACAGCACATAATGTGTTATCAAAGATGGAGCACTATTAATTACAAGAACTCTCATGCATGCACTTTCAGTACAGCAGAATTTAGTGCATTATCCCAATCAGAAGTAGTTTATGACATTGCATAGAAACTCACAACATACTGGTTCATTCATTTCTCTGGGGGCTGATCAGTATTCTTACAAATAATTGTTCATACTGCAGAATCTTGAGAGATTATGTTGGACCACGTTGTAGAAGAGTCGTCAATAAGCACCTGTCAACTAGTCAATGCAACACATTTCAAAGAACACAGTGTGGAAATTACTGGTGAAGCAGGAATTACACCCCTGCCATACACAATTCGTGCAAACAATGGTGCAAAACAACAATGAACTCCGATTTCATCTCTGTCAATGAATTACTGAGTTTCATTGTAATGCATGGATTTAGTCTCTGGTCTTCACTTTGAACAGTTTCAAAATAGGTCACTGTGTGTAAGTGACATCAGCTGATGTACAAGAATGTGTAATTGGTTGTGAAAAACTTTGTTTCAATGTGACATGCAGATGCCATCGAGTGAATTACTAAATAAAGCTGGTGCAAGAGGGGTGCCATTATAGACAATGGAGGTTCATCCATTTTATCTTTCAATGAAAATCATTACTAGGAAATCCGTGCTACTTGACACACCAaggtgtggtggttagtgtttaacgtcccgtcgacaatgaggtcattagagacggagtgcaagctcggcttagggaaggattgagaaggaaatcggccgtgccctttcaaaggaaccatcccagcagacACACGAAGGGTAAATGCTAAAATAAAGTAGGCCcaccaatcttacataaaattatgacTTGCAAATTTATGATAGTGGGAATCTGGGTTTGTTctcgcattttttaaattttggtttaaaTAATCCTAACTGTTGGCATGTGATGTGGTAGTCCTTTTGTAGTAACAAATACTTCAACCATTGTTTGTAGGAATAAGGTAATAGACGAATATCCAAAATACATTGAGTATTCCAGCAAACGTTTTGTACAAACTACAACAGCACTCATGGTACCTGACACAAAATATCAGTGACTACATTTAACACTATGGATGGGGCCTATTAGAAAGGAAGCTTCCGAAAAGTAATCGGAGGAAAATTCATTGGCGAAAACCACACAAGCATAAAAAAAAGTTCTGAATCCTTTCAATTTCAATGACTATAGGGAAAGCACCACTAACTCATTAAAGGAATAGTGTAGGTACAAACCTGTTTAGTTCGCAATGCACACTCTTTGAAATCTTCAATTAATGTCTTGCACTTCTCCTTTCCCCTCTCAACACCATAAGCCTCCAAACAATCCATCATTTTCATTTCAAACCCGGCACATCGTGAATAGTGTTGATGGTTGACCATACAGCCCGTAAGGTCAGTAAATGGCAGTCGGAAGAAAGGACCGAGGGACATTTTCCCTTCTGTTACTCTATTCAACAgacctaaaacagaaaaatatattctGCGGCCTCTTACTTCCACGAAAGCCAAATCTGTATGAGAACCCCAATCAATGCGAAAGTTGTTGTATCCTTTTTCATGATCCTTTAGATCGAACAATGACCTGGTTACAGTATCAGTTTATGGTATCTGACACTGAATACATATGGTATTATTGTAAGTGAAGCATTATGACGGTTATGCACAAACcggaatgaaaaaaaattaaaagaattatgcTTAATACTTATTGTGTGAATTTGATGTAGGTAATATTTTTTCACTTGCGTTGACTGTTCCGACGGTTCGTAGCGAATTTTAAACGTTATTAATGGAAAAAATACATTTGTGTAGTATTATACCGTAATTCATTACATTAGTGTCTTGTTTTTTTTCGTTCGTAGTAATTGTATCACTTTAGAAAAGCGTCTAGGTATATGCAAATAGTAACACGATTCCCCCTGTTCAGCTTATTAATGCACAGTAGAATAATAATACGATATACACAAATTCAAATCATACCATATAATTATTCCCACTTTCAACAAACTTTTTATTTTGTCGTTCGTCTGCACTTCTAAGCAGCTCATCAGACTACGGCTATTAAATAAATACTCTGATCAAAGTTCATAACCCATTCCTACGGAATAATTTTTCATGCGTGTCATGCAGCGTAGTTGGATGAAGATTTCTTTAGTTTCTAGATTCTGACTCTTTAAGAGAATTACTGTTTATATTCATGAATTGCAGTGCATTGTTAAGAGGACCTTTTGAATGGCTTGGTTGCCCCATTATCAGAGAACGGTAAGTACAAAAGGGCTCAATTGGTCAATTCACCAAAATGGAGAAAGAATTCTCACTCGAAGCTGGGAAACAGAAGAAAGGTACACTATTTCGACACTAAAAACTAACTAGACCATTCTAATTAGTAGCATTTATTGTAAGATCAAAATATTCTGTAATTACGTAAAGATGCTAGAAAGAATCGTAGTATAAAAGACAGAAACTATCTGTTGCTTATACGAAGTACACAGTGTTAAAAATACTACTACAATGAAAAACATTTTGCTTAGCTGATAGTAGCATGGAGTTCAGAGACTCTTATGACATCTTAATATTCACGAGGCGAGCTTGGAATGAAAAGCACATTTTGGTAGGAAAATAAAAATTGAGAATATCCTCAACAAAGAAACCGAATGTGAATGAAAAATATTCACAGTGCGCAAGCTGAATACGCTTCGTCCACTGCTAAACAAAACGTCTCAATTCCACAATTTAAGTATACAGTGAGTTTAGCGTATTGTCTCATGgtgctgaaacaaaaaaaaaatcattattctctTAAAGTGTAAAATCAAGGCCTAATTTGTGTGAATTATTTCCTGTGATTCattcaaaacaaacaataaaatataattatcacaTAATCCAttcataatatttttctttttaaatctcagTTCATTATAGAATTGTCAGGGCTGTGGAACAAGCTATTCACTTAGAAAAAAAATCTACAAACGAACATGGAAAAAATAGCAAACACGTTTTTCTGTAAAGGTTTTTGCAGCGATCAGATAGTAAAATCAAAGAAAGAGGCATTAGAGTGaacgattttaaaaaaaatgcatgatTGAATATGTCAGATTTTTCTTTGTTCTCTTCTATTTCAGCTCAAAATGGGCCCCTTCACTGACTGTATAGAAAATTTAGATTCACTATTTTACAGAACTGAAAAATTTCCTTATCTTTCAGCAAAAATCTTGTAATAATGTTTCATCAGATAGGCTGTTACAGGTGTCATGCATACTTCGTCTTACAAATGTATCAGTTGATATTAATCTTTGCCTGTCGCTTTTTCCATAGTCTCTTCCACCCTGCAAATACAACTGTATCAGTTTACTTAGCATTTCGCAAAAATCATCGATATCTCTCCCTTTGATAACAATGCCTACAAGATTACGACTGATCGCCACAAAGAGGTCCAACATATTTCTTTTGATTAGAGGCTGTCGTACCAGCTGTTTCAGTACCAAGGAAGATGATAGAGTGAATTTACTTTCGGGAAGAAGGTGGTTCACCATCCGATCTCACAACTATTTTCGTTTAACGATTCGATTAAGAGAAATGTTGGGATGGTTTCTTCTATACCCTTTTCCTTTCCAAGTCTGTGCTCCATTTTTATCATATTCAAAATGAGTTATTAAAATACAATCATTATTCCCTCCTTAATTATTCATGACAGAACTGTAGCAAATATTTTGTTAGATTTCGTAAGATTATTCATCTGTGCCATGAGCAGTAAACATGTAACTGTCCAACTTaacaatcaataactaaaaatactTCCGCACTTAAGTGTAATATGTCTCCTCCACCAAGCTCAAAGCCTCCTGAAAGCTTCTACAGCTGTTGAAGACATGCAATGCCTGATAGAATGTTCAATTTCCAATATGACTCTATCCTGACCATTTTATTTGGTCCCAAAGAGTTCACAATCTAATTTTTTTCCTGTATCTAATACTTATACTGACAGCTGTAAAAAGTTTTCCTCCTGGAAAATGTAGCCTCTGTTATCTATATATGTTCTATGTACTGTTactaattttcgaattttttccgtGAGCTTTCATGGCGGATCGAATAGTCCATCAATTATTGGGCATGCACCTTTTTAATCTATGACTAACGCTCTTGTTATCAACAGTGTTAACTCTGCTGTATGTACATTTTCTCCACAGCAAGCGTCTCACCTTGAGAAGGGCTGAAAATTTTTCAGCAAAAAaagagaacataaattaaaaatatttttgaattttctaCCACAGATTTTAACCAACTGCTAGAACTGCCATAATCCTGGAGGGAGATGACTTCTGAGCTTTTGTTGCAAATGCTTGCTCAGTTAACAATTTAATTCTAAATTCTACCTTTTCTATACATGGTTAGAAACCTAATTTTGCGAATAGACAAGTGTTTATTTGAAACCTACAAAAAAATTTccacatatatttcacacatactcCGCTATTTCTGGTGTGACTTATCGAGAACACTCCTGGAAGACTTCACTGTAGTATGCAGATAACAAAATCAGTCGTCATGTTGGTCGTACAAGTGACTATGACACTGGTCTAGTACCTAACGACTAGAAAAGAGGACTATGATCCATTCTGGGAACCATGTTACAGAGCAGCGATTGTGCAGAGGTATGTGAGA
It includes:
- the LOC126272369 gene encoding NADH dehydrogenase [ubiquinone] iron-sulfur protein 5, coding for MSLGPFFRLPFTDLTGCMVNHQHYSRCAGFEMKMMDCLEAYGVERGKEKCKTLIEDFKECALRTKQKLRIREMRLERHRQYFAGERPREELYAKPPTDDSF